TATTGCTTCATTGCGCAGTGGTTCATCGGTTCCTGTTGCAATAAATTGCTGCAAATCTTTTTGTGCATCACTATAGTAGTGCAAAATAACGTTAGTGTAAATAAAATTTAATGTGGCTTGCTCTTTTAGATTGCCATTAGGATACATAGAAAAATATTCTTGGAAATTGCGGTAAGCAAAAAACGCTGATCCTTCCAGAAGACGCATGGTGGCTAAATTATACAGTGCTTGCTCTCCCCACGGTGTTCCTGCATATTTCTGATAGCACTCAAAGGCAATATCAGTGGCACGGTAATAGTTGCCTCCCAAAAAATATGCATGTGCCATGATGAGCATGCTTTCCGCATAGTGCTTACCCTCAGGATAGCAATACTGATACCGCATGCATTCGGTAATGGCGTGATAATATTCTTTGTTTTCTAAAAAAGTTTTGGACAAATCAATTATTGGGTCAGCAAAAAGCGGTCTGACAAAGACAATGCTATATAGTATGAACGCAATAATCTTTTTCACTGCTTCATCCATTCAGGCAAAAATATTTCAAGGCTGTACTGTAAAAATTGGTTTTGTATTTGTGTGCGATAGTTACTGTTAATGACCTCATTGCTGTGCAGTGTGCTGGTATATGCGGAGTACACATTGCCTGCATATCCAATGGCAGTTAATGAGCCAAAGGTATACATAAGTCCCTTGTTGCCCTTTGCATATGAAAGATACGTTGCACCTGCAAGCACAGCAACGGTTACAAAGCTTATAATACCATCGGTATAATGACGTGCATATATATGGCCAGCACCAGGAATCATTGCCGATAGCGCTGCAGCCGCATACGGGTTTTTTGCTTCCTGTTTAGCTTTGTTTAGCAAAGCAAAGATATCGCGCATCTCATGTAACGCATTGCTGTGTGAATTGTAAAACGAAAGTGCTGCATCCCAATCGTAGTGAGCAACATGCACTGCAAGTATATTTTTATAAAGGAATAGTTTCAGGTTGGAATCGCGGTTACTATCGCACATATACAGCATTTGCAGAGCTTCAGAATACTGTTGCAGTGCTGTATAGATATTTGCCAGCAGTAGATAATGCTTGGTATCCTTACCGGGTTTGCTCTGCAACATGGTGAGCGCCTGGATAAATCGTTGCCCCTTGTAGTAACAGTATGCAATGCTATAATCCATATCCGCGCATGTTGCCATACTGTAGCGACGAAGTTCGGCAATGCACTGATAGTAATCCTGCTGGTTGTAAAGCGAAGCTATGAATTTTTGCTGACTGCCTGTATCATGGAACAACAGTGTTATGATAAGCGGTACAATCATCATAGTGGTTACCGTATATGCTGTGGTACTGGATCGTGCTGTGGAATGGTGTATGGGTTACATCGTATAAGCCTGTCCCCAGAAAGAAAACCACCTATAATAATGCCATAGCGCATCACAGCTTGTCTACCGTATTCAGAGCACGTTGGCGTGAAGCGACAGTTAGGTCCATCCTGTGGTGATACAACAACCTGAAACATACGGATAAAAAAATAGCCAATTGCCTGGGCTGCATTGTAAACAGTGGGAGTGCGCCTTTGCACGCGGGTTTCATTTGCTACGGTGACATCAGCATCCCAGGGGGGAAAGTCAGCAAATAAGGGGGTTGCAGTAATAATGCACAGTATAATCAAAAAATTTCTTACTAATAGTTGCCATTTTATAGTAGCTTTTTTCATTATCATTATCTCTCCTGAAGGCATAC
The sequence above is a segment of the Spirochaetota bacterium genome. Coding sequences within it:
- the bamD gene encoding outer membrane protein assembly factor BamD, with translation MKKIIAFILYSIVFVRPLFADPIIDLSKTFLENKEYYHAITECMRYQYCYPEGKHYAESMLIMAHAYFLGGNYYRATDIAFECYQKYAGTPWGEQALYNLATMRLLEGSAFFAYRNFQEYFSMYPNGNLKEQATLNFIYTNVILHYYSDAQKDLQQFIATGTDEPLRNEAITFAKTFDDYQKKPKKSVWLSVAGSIAFPGFGHLYTGNYAIGMLSFASTALCAALAYSGYKHDDNFQLVFFGLAGFTFYQYSLVSAVVNVYEYNSDKQLKEAIRLSVLKRF
- the yidD gene encoding membrane protein insertion efficiency factor YidD — its product is MKKATIKWQLLVRNFLIILCIITATPLFADFPPWDADVTVANETRVQRRTPTVYNAAQAIGYFFIRMFQVVVSPQDGPNCRFTPTCSEYGRQAVMRYGIIIGGFLSGDRLIRCNPYTIPQHDPVPQHIR